One window of Trichoderma breve strain T069 chromosome 3, whole genome shotgun sequence genomic DNA carries:
- a CDS encoding dcp2, box A domain-containing protein, whose translation MAQKQMQLEDWLDDLCVRFIINLPQEDLSSVARLCFQVEEAQWFYEDFIRPLDPTLPSMTLRTFCLRIFQHCPLLASFSVENHIKAFEEFLQYKTRVPVRGAIMLNHELDSVVLVKGWKKGASWSFPRGKINKDEDDLDCAVREVYEETGLDLREAGLVPTEAKPKYIEIPMREQHLRLYVFRDVPMDTVFAPRTRKEISKIEWYKLSDLPTLRKKGPQNNNHQYDSSPGTNANKFYMVAPFLVPLKKWIISQKKIDEKRSFSGSIPVNPAYHHHNPIEEDPTEDEAWVPNVPAPMPAIESLDGATRELQRLLNLQPSAQPPVPVAEAARPAFQPAQAPLAPKDKGSALLSLLQSSSSAPQHVPQPPPQHVPQGASQLPDLLATLMPAARQPQNPQQNVHTMPHAIPPAVPQAVPQAVPQAVPQGQPTFHQQLPNFVAPPNPNSVALSILQNRNDGHISGTPPNHPAYPGYSITTQQQTYTTSSTVKANPMQPLQILQRGQTIQQTQQISPPEPPKANLAPYAGSYGQPGQLRPGQVVQPSPSTLPIPLSSSSAANNYNHRPEVSQEQKKQLLSLFGTPNKAATNAPPELVGQTGPPAAGMSMPRTGSLSLASGAAQGPAGHRNAPPSRNSNMTPISQADQSFLLGYLQSITKDTTR comes from the exons ATGGCTCAGAAACAGATGCAGCTGGAAGACT GGCTGGATGACCTATGCGTCCGgttcatcatcaatcttcCGCAGGAGGACCTGTCTTCGGTTGCCCGACTGTGCTTCCAAGTTGAAGAGGCACAATGGTTCTACGAAGACTTCATCCGACCCCTCGATCCGACCCTCCCGTCCATGACATTGCGCACCTTTTGCCTGCGAATCTTCCAACACTGCCCTTTGCTGGCCTCCTTTTCGGTTGAGAACCATATCAAGGCATTTGAAGAGTTCTTGCAGTATAAGACTCGTGTGCCGGTTCGTGGCGCTATTATGCTCAATCACGAGCTGGATTcagtcgtcctcgtcaaagGCTGGAAGAAGGGTGCTAGCTGGAGTTTTCCACGTGGCAAAATCAAcaaggacgaagacgatttGGACTGTGCGGTCAGAGAAGTCTACGAAGAGACCGGCCTGGATCTCCGAGAAGCAGGGCTGGTGCCAACCGAGGCGAAACCGAAATACATTGAAATCCCTATGAGAGAACAGCATCTCCGACTCTACGTTTTCCGAGATGTCCCCATGGATACGGTTTTCGCGCCTCGAACAAGGAAAGAAATCAGCAAGATTGAGTGGTATAAGCTGTCCGACCTACCCACTCTGAGGAAGAAGGGCCCTCAAAACAACAACCATCAATACGACTCTAGTCCCGGGACCAATGCCAACAAGTTCTACATGGTCGCGCCTTTTTTGGTTCCTCTTAAGAAATGGATCATTTCCCAGAAAAAGATTGATGAGAAGAGGTCCTTCAGTGGAAGCATTCCGGTCAACCCTGCCTATCACCATCACAATCCTATTGAAGAAGATCCCACCGAGGATGAGGCGTGGGTGCCCAATGTGCCAGCTCCCATGCCAGCCATTGAATCACTTGATGGGGCCACCAGGGAGTTACAGCGTCTGTTGAATTTACAGCCATCGGCTCAACCGCCGGTTCCAGTAGCTGAGGCAGCCCGGCCGGCATTCCAACCTGCGCAAGCCCCTCTCGCTCCAAAGGATAAAGGCAGTGctctgctttctcttctccagtcCTCGAGTTCCGCTCCTCAGCATGTCCCCCAGCCACCTCCCCAGCATGTACCTCAGGGAGCCTCCCAGCTACCAGACTTGTTGGCAACGCTGATGCCGGCAGCAAGACAGCCTCAGAACCCTCAACAAAATGTCCACACTATGCCTCATGCCATTCCTCCAGCCGTGCCTCAAGCTGTGCCTCAAGCTGTGCCTCAAGCCGTGCCTCAGGGTCAGCCCACCTTTCACCAGCAGCTTCCAAACTTTGTTGCACCACCAAATCCGAATTCTGTCGCATTGAGTATTTTGCAAAACAGGAATGATGGCCATATTAGCGGTACACCGCCAAACCACCCTGCTTATCCAGGATATTCCATTACGACACAGCAACAGACTTATACCACTAGCTCCACTGTCAAGGCCAACCCCATGCAGCCGCTTCAAATTCTTCAAAGAGGACAGACCATCCAACAGACTCAACAAATCAGCCCTCCAGAGCCTCCCAAAGCCAATCTCGCTCCATACGCCGGATCCTACGGCCAACCAGGGCAGCTCCGTCCCGGACAAGTCGTCCAGCCATCACCGTCTACTCTGCCGATCCCCTTGAGCTCTTCGTCTGCAGCAAACAACTACAACCACAGACCTGAAGTATcacaagagcaaaagaagcaactactctctctctttggaACACCGAATAAAGCTGCGACAAATGCCCCACCCGAGCTTGTCGGCCAGACTGGACCACCTGCGGCTGGGATGTCTATGCCTCGTACGGGATCCCTGTCCCTGGCCTCGGGGGCTGCTCAAGGGCCAGCGGGACATCGTAATGCACCGCCGTCTCGCAACAGCAATATGACGCCTATATCTCAGGCCGACCAGAGCTTTTTGCTTGGCTACTTGCAATCTATTACAAAGGATACTACACGTTAG
- a CDS encoding ribonucleotide reductase, small chain domain-containing protein, with amino-acid sequence MATELTPSKQAASAIDSFKIESPVKKINFDAANKENQPLDESALESLAQQMDDNHKPTEALKKEEAKPAVAPTIKPDEIDEPILQENPQRFVLFPIKYHEIWQMYKKAEASFWTAEEIDLSKDLHDWNNRLNDDEKYFISHILAFFAASDGIVNENLVERFSGEVQIPEARCFYGFQIMMENIHSETYSLLIDTYIKENSQRSYLFNAIETIPCIRKKADWAIKWIQDKNSSFAQRLVAFAAVEGIFFSGAFASIFWLKKRGLMPGLTFSNELISRDEGLHTDFACLLHSHLKNRASKEVIRDIITDAVRIEQEFLTEALPCALLGMNSNLMKQYIEFVADRLLVALGNEKIYKSANPFDFMENISLGGKTNFFEKRVADYQKAGVMNSTKKVVEEAGAESKDANGGDFSFDDDF; translated from the exons ATGGCCACCGAACTCACCCCCTCCAAGCAG GCTGCCTCTGCCATTGACTCGTTCAAGATTGAGTCCCccgtcaagaagatcaactTCGACGCTGCCAACAAGGAGAACCAGCCTCTCGACGAGTCCGCTCTCGAGAGCCTTGCCCAGCAGATGGACGACAACCACAAGCCTACCGAGGccctcaagaaggaggaggccaagcccGCCGTGGCTCCTACAATTAAGCctgatgagattgacgagcCCATCCTGCAAGAGAACCCTCAGCGCTTCGTCTTGTTCCCCATCAAGTACCACGAG ATCTGGCAAATGTACAAGAAGGCCGAAGCCTCCTTCTGGACCGCCGAAGAGATTGATCTGTCCAAGGATCTGCACGACTGGAACAACCGCCTGAACGATGACGAGAAGTACTTCATCTCTCACATCCTGGCCTTCTTTGCCGCCTCTGATGGCATTGTCAACGAGAACTTGGTCGAGCGCTTCAGCGGCGAGGTCCAGATCCCCGAGGCCCGATGCTTCTACGGCTTCCAGATCATGATGGAGAACATCCACTCCGAGACCTACTCCCTGCTCATCGACACCTACATCAAGGAGAACAGCCAGCGCAGCTATCTGTTCAACGCCATTGAGACCATTCCTTGCATTCGCAAGAAGGCCGACTGGGCCATCAAGTGGATCCAGGACAAGAACTCTTCCTTTGCCCAGCGCCTGGttgcctttgctgccgtCGAGGGTATCTTCTTTAGCGGtgcctttgcctccatcttctggcTCAAGAAGCGAGGTCTCATGCCTGGTCTGACCTTTTCCAACGAGCTCATCTCTCGTGACGAGGGTCTGCACACTGACTTTGCCTGCCTGCTGCACTCTCACCTCAAGAACCGTGCCAGCAAGGAGGTGATCCGTGACATCATCACTGATGCTGTCCGAATTGAGCAGGAGTTCTTGACCGAGGCTCTCCCTTGCGCTCTGCTTGGCATGAACTCCAACCTGATGAAGCAGTACATCGAGTTTGTTGCCGACCGTCTGCTTGTCGCTCTCGGCAACGAGAAGATCTACAAGTCTGCCAACCCCTTTGACTTCATGGAGAACATTTCTCTCGGTGGCAAGACCAACTTCTTCGAGAAGCGCGTCGCCGACTACCAGAAGGCTGGTGTCATGAACAGCACCAAGAAGGTTGTCGAGGAGGCCGGCGCTGAGTCCAAAGACGCCAACGGTGGTGACTTCTCCTTTGACGATGACTTTTAA
- a CDS encoding AMP-binding enzyme domain-containing protein, translating to MFSVAYSLGGIGSIALSGLYAIFRRRPSKEPALQTEIAAAIEKFPNDAIFNRLLRLSIERPDLQFHDDYGVDANYNDLIRDIIHVRRILQKQLPVSSFEENGLLRKDASSIAFLAFSGYNFIVSFLAIVALGGVCIPLSPGCNAEEASFFLKKTKATYILVESNTLDMAIKFRDHAQNQNGQTLNLIQLSRAQLELKTNPIAWEIDKELTFPPTSGCLVLFTSGTTGLPKGVLLPRKMFHFTEAPPPQEVVYLASCPVHWVGGTGLIDSVLNGENLHMMKAESEPADFWEILQGGKITDMSVSPTLLRRLVEYYHNNIRHLPSEDREAYVNGCRSLKSVFTSGSMLNPSTAQLFTDLAGAVLRNGYGITEMGGGVMATPEGSAISEGYVGRPFQGVTVKLSDRDHGEILVKSPTMFIGYFEDEKATSACFDDDGFYKTGDRAHRVGEDYYFDGRMSCDWLRFHEYTISVLELEQRLVDLPYISEAHVLPVRDHHAGGLAAALVRLCKKDAGDEAQNITLRTIREDLASAGVVSYKLPTLLRIIPDREQVPHTASGKAQKREALRKYFNIVGHMPDGYEHEGVEYWGNKLDLATSARLFDWGGL from the exons ATGTTTTCTGTTGCCTATTCACTTGGTGGCATCGGGTCCATAGCTCTATCCGGACTCTATGCAATCTTCAGGCGCCGGCCATCCAAAGAACCGGCACTTCAGACCGAGATCGCCGCTGCTATCGAGAAATTCCCGAACGATGCCATATTCAATAGACTCCTCCGACTTTCCATTGAGAGGCCAGATTTGCAATTTCATGACGACTACGGCGTGGATGCTAATTATAATGATTTGATCCGCGACATCATCCACGTTCGTCGGATACTCCAAAAGCAGCTCCCGGTGTCTTCATTCGAGGAGAATGGCCTTCTTCGCAAAGATGCCTCATCTATAGCTTTCCTCGCTTTCAGCGGATACAACTTTATAGTGAGCTTTTTGGCTATTGTTGCACTGGGAGGCGTGTGCATACCTCTAT CCCCCGGGTGCAATGCCGAAGAAGCAAgtttcttcttgaagaagaccaaggcaACATACATTCTCGTGGAGTCAAACACTCTtgacatggccatcaaatTTAGAGACCATGCACAAAACCAGAATGGCCAAACATTGAACTTGATACAACTATCAAGGGCACAGCTTGAGTTGAAAACGAACCCAATTGCCTGGGAAATCGACAAAGAGTTGACATTCCCTCCAACAAGTGGCTGTCTTGTTCTCTTCACGTCTGGAACCACTGGACTGCCAAAAGGCGTTCTTCTCCCACGCAAAATGTTCCACTTCACAgaagctcctccacctcaGGAAGTTGTCTATTTAGcgtcctgtcctgtccaCTGGGTTGGAGGCACGGGGCTCATAGACAGCGTGCTCAATGGCGAAAACCTGCATATGATGAAAGCCGAATCTGAGCCCGCAGACTTTTGGGAAATCCTACAAGGAGGTAAAATTACAGACATGAGCGTGTCGCCGACGCTGCTGAGAAGACTGGTTGAGTATTACCACAATAACatccgtcatcttccttccGAAGATCGCGAGGCGTATGTCAATGGATGTCGAAGCCTAAAGTCTGTGTTTACAAGCGGTTCTATGCTTAATCCTTCTACTGCACAACTTTTTACAGATTTGGCTGGTGCAGTGCTCAGGAATGGATATGGGATAACGGAGATGGGTGGAGGTGTTATGGCGACTCCAGAGGGCTCAGCTATTTCCGAG GGCTACGTTGGAAGACCTTTTCAGGGCGTCACGGTGAAACTTTCTGACAGAGACCATGGAGAGATTCTGGTTAAAAGTCCTACCATGTTCATTGG CTATTTCGAAGACGAAAAGGCAACCAGTGCTTGTTTCGATGACGACGGGTTCTACAAAACAGGAGATCGTGCTCACCGCGTTGGTGAGGATTATTACTTTGACGGCAGGATGTCATGCGACT GGCTGCGTTTTCACGAGTACACAATATCTGTCCTGGAGCTTGAGCAGCGTCTGGTAGACCTTCCATATATATCCGAAGCTCACGTTCTTCCAGTGCGAGATCACCATGCTGGCGGATTAGCCGCCGCGCTTGTTCGACTTTGCAAGAAGGATGCCGGCGACGAAGCGCAAAACATCACCCTTCGGACTATTCGTGAAGATCTCGCTAGCGCTGGAGTTGTCTCCTACAAACTACCAACGTTGCTTCGGATCATCCCAGATAGAGAGCAGGTCCCACATACAGCCTCTGGAAAGGCGCAGAAAAGGGAGGCTCTGCGAAAATACTTTAACATAGTTGGCCATATGCCGGATGGGTATGAGCATGAGGGTGTGGAATACTGGGGAAATAAGCTGGATTTGGCAACTTCAGCGCGACTGTTTGACTGGGGAGGCTTGTAG
- a CDS encoding ankyrin repeats (3 copies) domain-containing protein yields the protein METSEDDQPSPITFWEGYHRDDLTLMTIKDSTQQDYDTDKSPDIDVVHVMPVGQADERLKLDTLLLESVASRRREFVFLYHIGSLLAGEFTGQSIDGLARKLLQSLIFFQQRAEQPSRRALVFVAYDLGDLIVKKAICIAGANEQEWPGIFMSAAQFIFAGGFQRANDSQLLYSKVFDFLMSRKDTSWERALSPESISSLTKCTVEITEAFIASKITLRSQVISLYANVVGQEEKISYIFDQATATMGVPNEIILREQKQKDKEPFWDLHNTVCSNIKSWLPHESWIPFQQSLLAVTSAHRPLSSTCLDDSHPVFNSTEYETWMASAGARILYVSGDDHNAVTEAAEQVFLDWRLKQRKNRKEGVVFLPISFVFSARDPTRSSMKDMISLLLVSYLSGIAIAKGDPLPGAIRDQLVLQHAWTETDLFKLLAIFSREFMGFNLVLLLQNIDECDKHSRDTFWDVLSAFATRSETRFKVVVTCGKSLDLHDELRHWADIPVDTWILPDDMDESNENAEDDYPDDLVSTFCPGGHGETEIRPKLEELKLMKKENRDMILKLIGEITNWPQELSTKALHKFSSHLRAVTLASTPADILRKALRNVAHQEGLSWILGWLFKGQRPLSYPELAMMLYHYKRGETQGFQVPSSMELDDFLSQIRLWFRGITESVSGQVRIKEELRDYLQNELSSIWAESASPGAITTFLLNYLKAPNIQQRLESINKEYQSRVESSGEAITPPLISDGQDIIFYAIQALPYHLSENPVVLKSIKDELMASDGKLTTWSKAYWAMSNPFSRPESGALHSPCETLLALGNLKPEAITILKEMQHSSLSSTTGSRAKNSSPKSPDLDSLSKAIREANEDVAVSIAEELISASKRQDQDYEHIDGSKFSSKLPWPSWFLWRAVYLNMVRLVTLLVNDGIDLDPTDGGPEFFPSPLYMASRLCHDQIIDILIEHGANLHVKRLNKYKPVQTATSNGSMHGVKLMISKDASLLESQEPETPLYFAALEGGWAMAKMLLDLGADPNSGLGERPNYRWAPLVVAVEGNHLKTVEILLENKADPNICGPNNLDTPLWFAAIKAASADMVRLLLDHDADPNHELLNPPLPIELVRSSVSVKDKLAIFEVLIKNSPPVRINATDGEIMTPLLYAAEAGELSLVTWLLEHEADVNGTDNLGRSALWYAIKNLRVEVVRELLNWKPQLNNLTTSGQPLVEIAIEDVEIMRMLLDAGIDMEQPNYNNHTVLNIAVDWRKTEVVRLLVERKANMYHCGNGGWNAITISTWSTADPQILRILADGGANLGVVHPETGNTPLHFAMAWQEEELTKIILEHRKSIDLEKRNNYGRTPLLYACGEDNEDCIELLVKAGADVNAEDQWGWTVLSLAARRALKAHVTDLLLAQPDLKIDAEGKTKGTALMVSCRSLNREMVTKLLAHGADANISVKELSYNSTAIKSACIPWKELYDDKKNEMDGIVSELIANGADVNAVGGCNIYNAICAASFAGFASTINLLLDKGASAQDPDPLGRLPIHYAAANGVKNFEAIALVHKGDILVCDRAGKNALHWAAQFGNVKTIEAILELLDSSPKKRKEYVNQADIDGWTPLCWAVRPVTVRLGPDSESEPRDYVKTVKYLIEQGADCSVKFTMGTGKNVETFTPVEMARLCGAAVASEIIDMLDTSLDDSLANGTERKSSDANKPSKRYKSKTAYCDICLNTIFGHSYQCQTCPDFDTCKKCYGRIDFYHNDISFDDKQHSFAFRKDYEQEFEDLPAEESPDPENGNQENVGGKETERSDDGELQKNGDDETDDLGLGSLDDLDELEVAEDDTRVTAKYSIKPVKPRKAADPSSTSADESSSPSDPKPPRGSLVLKTYDPVSGVALKYRTTKAAEVTRLMYAAMGRLGRAQAGVQDVPEETMQDADAVETPQGEQTPTQQTQQQGAAGGGGGGKKKKKGKK from the exons atggagacCAGTGAAGATGATCAGCCATCTCCCATCACGTTTTGGGAAGGCTACCATCGAGATGACCTCACCTTAATGACTATTAAGGATTCTACACAACAAGATTATGATACAGACAAGTCTCCAGATATCGA TGTTGTCCATGTCATGCCGGTTGGTCAAGCGGATGAACGGCTGAAGCTCGATACTCTTCTTCTAGAGTCAGTGGCTTCCAGACGAAGAGAATTTGTTTTCCTGTACCATATAGGGAGCTTACTGGCTGGCGAATTCACGGGCCAGTCTATTGATGGCCTTGCCCGAAAATTGCTGCAAAGTCTCATATTTTTCCAGCAGAGAGCTGAACAG ccatcaagaagagcgTTGGTGTTTGTTGCCTACGATTTGGGGGATTTAATTGTCAAAAAG GCCATCTGCATCGCTGGCGCAAATGAGCAAGAATGGCCAGGAATTTTCATGAGCGCCGCTCAGTTT ATATTCGCAGGCGGCTTCCAAAGAGCAAATGACTCACAATTGCTCTATTCCAAAGTATTCGACTTCCTCATGTCTCGAAAGGACACCTCATGGGAACGAGCTTTGTCACCTGAATCAATCAGTAGTCTTACAAAGTGCACAGTGGAAATTACTGAAGCTTTTATCGCTTCCAAAATAACGCTTCGAAGCCAGGTTATAAGTCTTTATGCAAATGTGGTAGggcaagaggagaagatatCATAT ATATTTGATCAAGCCACCGCGACAATGGGGGTGCCAAACGAGATCATACTTCGAGAACAAAagcagaaagacaaagagccATTTTGGGATTTACATAACACAGTTTGTTCTAACATTAAAT CTTGGCTCCCTCACGAGTCTTGGATTCCCTTTCAGCAATCCCTTTTGGCAGTAACTTCGGCACATCGTCCGTTGTCGTCAACATGTCTTGACGATTCACACCCGGTGTTTAACAGCACTGAATATGAAACATGGATGGCATCTGCTGGTGCGCGCATACTATATGTTTCTGGTGATGATCATAACGCGGTAACGGAAGCTGCTGAACAGGTATTCCTCGACTGGAGGCtcaaacaaagaaagaatcGGAAGGAAGGGGTAGTATTCTTACCCATCTCGTTTGTTTTCTCTGCCCGTGACCCAACACGCTCTTCAATGAAGGACATGATCAGCTTGCTCCTGGTCTCATATCTTTCTGGCATTGCAATTGCGAAAGGCGACCCATTGCCTGGAGCCATAAGAGATCAGTTGGTGCTTCAACACGCATGGACGGAAACGGATCTCTTCAAGCTTTTGGCAATATTTTCCCGCGAGTTTATGGGCTTCAATTTGGTTCTTCTACTTCAGAATATCGACGAATGCGACAAACACAGTCGAGATACATTCTGGGATGTGCTGAGCGCCTTCGCAACCAGGAGTGAAACGCGGTTCAAGGTAGTGGTTACATGCGGGAAATCCCTTGATCTTCATGATGAACTACGCCACTGGGCAGATATCCCGGTCGACACATGGATTCTCCCGGATGATATGGATGAGTCGAACGAGAATGCTGAGGATGATTACCCGGATGACCTGGTCTCTACCTTTTGTCCCGGTGGGCATGGCGAGACTGAAATTAGGCCgaagcttgaagagctgaagcttatgaagaaagaaaaccgAGACATGATTCTTAAACTGATAGGGGAAATTACTAACTGGCCCCAAGAGCTGTCAACAAAGGCATTGCACAAGTTCTCTTCTCACCTCCGAGCCGTTACCTTGGCTTCTACACCAGCTGATATTTTGAGAAAAGCTCTACGAAACGTTGCTCATCAGGAGGGCCTCAGCTGGATTTTGGGATGGCTCTTTAAGGGGCAACGACCCCTAAGCTACCCTGAACTGGCAATGATGCTGTACCATTACAAACGTGGAGAAACTCAAGGTTTCCAAGTACCTTCTTCTATGGAGCTAGACGACTTTCTATCGCAAATTCGGCTATGGTTTCGCGGCATCACAGAGTCTGTCAGCGGGCAGGTCCGTATCAAGGAAGAATTACGGGATTACCTGCAGAATGAGTTGAGCAGCATTTGGGCGGAATCAGCATCACCTGGCGCCATCACGACATTTTTACTCAATTACTTGAAAGCACCCAATATTCAGCAACGGCTAGAATCCATTAACAAAGAGTATCAGTCTCGAGTTGAGTCTTCTGGTGAAGCCATTACGCCACCGCTTATCTCGGATGGACAAGACATTATATTCTATGCTATTCAGGCTCTCCCTTATCATCTATCCGAGAATCCTGTCGTCTTAAAGAGTATCAAAGATGAATTGATGGCTAGCGACGGCAAATTGACAACATGGTCAAAGGCATACTGGGCTATGAGCAACCCATTCTCCCGTCCCGAATCTGGAGCTTTACATTCGCCTTGTGAAACACTTCTTGCGCTGGGGAATCTGAAGCCGGAAGCCATTACCATTCtcaaggagatgcagcatTCATCACTCTCATCTACAACTGGTAGCCGCGCGAAGAATAGCTCACCAAAATCACCAGATTTAGACTCTCTATCCAAGGCGATTAGAGAGGCAAATGAGGATGTCGCGGTGTCTATTGCAGAGGAGCTGATTTCCGCATCCAAaagacaagatcaagacTACGAGCATATTGACGGTTCAAAGTTTAGCTCAAAATTACCCTGGCCGTCGTGGTTCCTATGGAGAGCAGTATATCTTAACATGGTCCGATTAGTTACGTTGCTCGTGAACGACGGCATCGACCTAGACCCAACAGATGGAGGTCCCGAATTCTTTCCATCTCCGCTCTACATGGCCTCCCGTCTATGCCACGACCAGATAATAGACATACTGATAGAGCATGGGGCCAATCTCCATGTGAAGAGACTGAACAAATACAAGCCAGTACAGACTGCGACTTCCAATGGTAGTATGCATGGCGTCAAGCTTATGATATCCAAAGATGCCTCGCTTCTGGAGAGTCAGGAACCGGAAACACCACTATATTTCGCGGCCCTCGAGGGTGGCTGggccatggcaaagatgcTATTAGATCTTGGAGCCGATCCAAACTCAGGATTAGGGGAGAGACCGAACTATAGATGGGCTCCTCTTGTCGTTGCAGTAGAGGGGAACCATCTTAAGACAGTGGAGATTCTACTCGAAAACAAAGCAGATCCTAACATTTGCGGACCAAACAATCTGGACACTCCACTCTGGTTTGCAGCTATCAAGGCAGCGAGTGCGGACATGgttcgcctcctcctcgatcACGACGCAGATCCCAATCACGAACTGCTAAATCCGCCATTACCTATAGAATTGGTAAGATCATCGGTATCAGTCAAGGATAAGCTTGCTATCTTCGAAGTTCTCATCAAAAACTCACCCCCCGTTCGGATCAATGCAACCGACGGGGAGATTATGACGCCGCTCCTCTACGCCGCAGAGGCGGGAGAATTGTCTCTGGTGACATGGCTTCTAGAGCACGAGGCAGATGTCAACGGCACAGACAACCTTGGCCGCAGCGCCCTCTGGTATGCCATTAAGAATTTGCGTGTAGAGGTAGTCCGCGAGCTGCTGAATTGGAAGCCCCAGCTGAACAACTTGACCACAAGCGGACAGCCGCTTGTCGAAATTGCAATAGAGGACGTCGAAATCATGCGGATGCTGCTAGATGCTGGTATCGACATGGAGCAGCCAAACTACAACAATCACACTGTCCTCAATATCGCCGTTGATTGGAGGAAGACGGAGGTTGTGAGGCTCCTGGTTGAGAGAAAGGCGAACATGTACCACTGCGGCAACGGCGGCTGGAATGCAATTACGATTTCAACCTGGAGTACTGCAGACCCGCAGATTCTGCGAATTTTGGCAGATGGCGGTGCAAATCTTGGTGTGGTTCATCCGGAGACTGGAAACACTCCCCTGCATTTCGCCATGGCCTggcaggaggaggagctcacCAAGATCATTCTAGAACATCGCAAGAGCATTGATCTGGAGAAGCGCAACAACTACGGCAGAACACCTCTTTTGTATGCCTGTGGAGAGGATAACGAAGACTGCATCGAGCTCCTCGTCAAAGCTGGAGCCGATGTCAATGCGGAAGATCAATGGGGCTGGACAGTCCTATCGCTTGCTGCGAGACGCGCGCTCAAGGCCCATGTCACTGACCTGCTCCTCGCACAGCCAGATCTTAAAATAGACGCTGAAGGGAAAACCAAAGGGACCGCGCTGATGGTGTCGTGTCGTTCGCTGAACCGTGAAATGGTAACCAAACTCCTTGCCCACGGAGCTGATGCGAACATATCGGTCAAGGAGCTATCTTACAACAGCACGGCGATAAAATCTGCCTGTATACCCTGGAAGGAACTGTACGATGATAAAAAGAacgagatggatggaattGTTTCCGAGTTGATCGCCAATGGAGCTGATGTCAATGCCGTGGGAGGATGCAACATCTACAATGCCATTTGTGCAGCCTCTTTTGCAGGCTTCGCCAGTACCAtcaaccttcttcttgataaAGGGGCTTCCGCGCAAGACCCTGATCCTTTAGGTCGACTCCCGATCCACTATGCTGCCGCGAATGGCGTCAAGAATTTCGAGGCAATAGCCCTTGTCCACAAGGGAGATATTTTGGTCTGCGACCGCGCCGGCAAGAACGCTCTACACTGGGCCGCTCAGTTCGGCAACGTGAAGACGATTGAAGCTATcctggagcttctggacTCTTCaccaaaaaagagaaaggagtaCGTCAATCAAGCTGATATTGATGGCTGGACGCCGCTTTGCTGGGCCGTACGCCCTGTTACTGTGCGCCTTGGGCCTGACTCGGAGTCTGAGCCCCGTGATTATGTCAAAACCGTGAAATATCTCATTGAGCAAGGAGCCGATTGTTCAGTCAAATTTACCATGGGAACGGGCAAAAATGTCGAGACGTTTACTCCCGTGGAGATGGCCAGGCTCTGTGGCGCTGCCGTTGCCAGCGAGATCATCGACATGTTGGATACCAGCCTGGATGACAGCTTAGCAAACGGTACAGAGAGGAAAAGCAGCGACGCCAATAAGCCGAGTAAAAGATATAAGTCAAAAACAGCCTATTGCGACATATGTCTAAAT ACAATTTTTGGCCATTCATACCAGTGCCAGACGTGTCCCGACTTTGATACCTGCAAGAAATGCTACGGCAGAATAGACTTTTATCACAATGATATCAGTTTTGATGACAAACAACATTCTTTTGCGTTTCGGAAAGATTACGAACAAGAATTTGAAGACCTTCCGGCTGAAGAGTCACCTGACCCTGAGAATGGAAATCAAGAGAACGTGGGTGGAAAAGAGACGGAACGatctgatgatggtgagCTGCAGAAGAATGGAGACGACGAGACGGATGACTTGGGTCTTGGGAGTTTGGATGATTTGGACGAGTTGGAGGTGGCGGAGGATGAT ACCCGCGTCACCGCAAAATACTCCATCAAGCCCGTCAAACCCCGCAAAGCAGCAGACCCCAGCTCTACCTCCGCCGACGaatcctcctccccctcgGACCCGAAACCCCCCCGCGGCAGCCTCGTCCTCAAGACCTACGACCCCGTCAGCGGCGTCGCGCTCAAGTACCGCACCACAAAGGCCGCGGAGGTCACGCGCCTCATGTACGCCGCCATGGGTCGTCTAGGCAGGGCGCAGGCCGGCGTGCAGGACGTTCCCGAGGAGACGATGCAGGATGCTGATGCGGTTGAAACGCCGCAGGGAGAGCAGACGCCGACGCAGCagacgcagcagcagggTGCGGCGGGAGGTGGTGGgggtgggaagaagaagaagaagggcaagaaatGA